The Mucilaginibacter rubeus genomic interval AAGCGATAAGCCCAGTCCCCAGCCCCGCTTGCGCGTAGTATAGCCGGGTTGAAAAACGGTATCGAATTTAGAGCGTGGAATCCCCTTGCCGGTATCTGTAATATCGATAAAGATCTGGTTTTTTACCTTGTTTCCGCTGATCTCCACCTTGATGCTGCCCTTGCCTTCAATGGCGTTAACGGCATTTTTTAATATGTTTTCTATCACCCAATCAAACAGCGGAATGTTAAGTCCGGCTTTTAAGTGTGGGTTACCGGTAAGTTCAAAGCTGATATTTTTGCTTACGCGGACTTTAAAGTAATCAACAAAATCTTTCACTACGGCATAAACGCCATGCTCTTCCAGAACTGATTTGGAGCCTATTTTAGAAAAACGATCTGCCACAATTTCCAGACGCTTTACGTCGTTCTCCATCTCGGCTATCAGCACATCGTCTTCGGCGTTAAATTTCTCCTTCATCAACTCAATCCATGCAATGAGCGATGATATGGGTGTGCCCAACTGATGAGCGGTTTCCTTGGCCAAACCAACCCAAACCTGGTCTTGCTCCGATTTGCGCGAGGAACTGAAAGCCGTATAGGCCGTCAATAAAAATATGGCAATTACCGTGAGCTGGACGTAGGGGAACAAGCGAAGCTGCGTGAGCAGGGCCGAATCTTTATAGTAAACATAATTGTCGTCGCCCAAAACTTTAAACTTGATAGGCGCATGCTGCTCCTTCATATAAGCAAGCTCTTCCTTAAAGTAGCTCGGGTCGTATTTTTTCTTTTTATACTCGGCTTCCAGCTTGGTATAGGCTTTTGAGGTGTCCAATCCGCGACTTAAAATGATCTCCCCTTTTTCGTCGGTAATAATAGCCGGTACCGTTAAGCTATCGCGTACAGCAATTACGTAATTAAAAAAATCGTCATCGTCCGAATTGAGTAACTGCCTCATAGTCATGGCCCAAACCTGGGCGCGTGTACGCTCGGAGCGGGCGATGTTTTTTACCAGGTAACGGGTATAAACCAATGAGCCAATTGCAATTACTACGGCAAACGTAAGGAGTAAATATTTCCAACGTTTTTTCTGTTGATATGGGTTCATACTGGGCACAGCCCAAATAACGTAAAATTGCTTTGTAAAATATAATTTTTGTTAGTGGTTCATAGTTGATGGTTCATTGTTCATAGTTGCGCCATTTCTGCTATAATACGATGAACCATGATCTATGAACTATAAGCTTTCCGCTTAATAACCTATCTTTGCCCCCATCATGACCGATAAAAAAGTAAGAGTCCGTTTTGCGCCGAGCCCGACCGGTGGTTTACACCTTGGTGGTGTGCGCACCGTATTGTTCAACTATTTATTCGCCAAAAAACATGGCGGCGATTTTGTTTTACGAATTGAGGATACCGACCAAACCCGTTATGTGGAAGGTGCGGAAGAATATATTTTAGACTGCCTTAAATGGTGCGGTCTGCACCCGGATGAAAGCCCGGTTGCCGGAGGCCCGTATGCGCCATACCGCCAAAGCGAGCGTAAAGTGCTTTACCGCGAATATGCCGAACGCCTGGTGATGGAAGGCCATGCTTATTATGCCTTTGATACTGCCGAAGAGCTGGACAAGAACCGTAAGGAAGTTCCCAATTTTCAGTACGGCTTAGCTTATCGTCATACTTTAAGAAACTCGCTTTCATTACCTCAACACGAGGTTGATGAACTGCTTGCTGCCGGAACACCGCACGTGATCCGCATTAAAATGCCGGAGGGCGAAACCGTTAATTTTAACGACATGATCCGCGGCCACGTGAGCTTTGAAACCAGCCAGGTTGATGATAAAGTATTGTTAAAAGCCGATGGTATGCCTACTTACCATTTGGCTGTTGTGGTTGATGATTACCTGATGAAGATCACTCACGCTTTCCGCGGGGAGGAATGGTTGCCATCTGCCCCGGTTCATTTGCTGTTATGGGAGTATTTGGGCTGGAAAGCTGATATGCCGCAGTGGGCACATTTACCGCTGATATTAAAACCAGACGGGCACGGCAAACTGAGCAAGCGCGATGGCGCACGGTTGGGCTTCCCGGTTTATGCTATGAACTGGTTTGATGCAAAATCGGGCGAATTAACACAGGGTTTCCGCGAGTTGGGCTTTTTGCCTGAAGCGTTCCTGAACCTGCTGGCTACTTTAGGCTGGAACGACGGTACCGAGCAGGAAATTTTTACGCTCGACGAACTGATTGAAAAATTCTCGATAGAGCGTGTTAATAAATCAGGTGCTAAGTTTGATTTTGAAAAAGCCAAATGGTTCAACGCCGAGTGGATTAAGAAGTTGGCAGTAGGCGATTTGCAGCTGGCAGTTAAGAAAGTGTTTGCTGATAAAGGAGTTGCTGTTAACGACGATGAGTACCTGGCAAAAGTTGTTGGCCTGATCAAAGATCGCTGTGTGCTATTACCTGATTTTTATCAGCAGGCAGGCTTCTTTTTTGAGCAACCGGCGGCGTATGATCTTAACGCGGTAAAACCTAAGTGGACTGATACCAAAACAGAGTTTTATCGTGAGTTCATCGCCCTGTTAAATAATGAATCTACTATCGATGCGCATGAACTGGAGGCTAAGTTCAAAGCACTTAGTGAGCAAAAAGGCTTAAAGGTGGGCGATGTGATGCTGCCATTCCGCATTATGCTGGTAGGCGGTAAGTTTGGCCCGCATGTATTTGATATCGTTGCCCTGCTTGGTAAAGAAGAAACCATCAGCAGGATTGAAAAGGCGCTTGTAGCGTTTACCGCCTGATACATATAAATATGTCATTGCGAGGAGGAACGACGAAGCAATCTCGTAGCTTAGCATATCAAATATGCATTGGCTACGAGATTGCCACGCTTCGCTCGCAATGACATAATTTCTTTACACCGCCAATTTCACCAGCTTCTCCCCTTCTAAAATAGGAATAGCCGTAGTAAAATCAATCTGTAAGCAAAACTCAATATCTTTTTCGATGCCTAATTTCTTAAGGCGTTCGCCGTGGGATGTTTTCTTGAGATAAACGTTGATATCGTTTTTACCGGCCTGAAAAAGATCGTTTGCAGCAATCGCGGCGTCGTCAAGTACAAAACCTTTATCTTTTAACTGGTCAACCACAGCACCTGCAAACAGGGTATCTTCCAGGTTGAAATTGTTTTTCCAGCCGGCACATACCAGCAGGATGTTTTCGTTTTGCGTGTTAAGCCAGTTGCTTAAGGCATTAAGGTTCAGGAACGAACCGATAACAATTTTTTTTGCACTGCGCGATAAATGCAGGGCATGTGTGCCATTGGTGGTAGTTAGCACTATTGTTTTACCGGCTACTTTTTCTTTAGTGTACGAAAATGGCGAGTTGCCAAAATCAAACCCATCAACTACCGATCCGTCGCGCTCGGCGGCAAGAAGGTAATCCAGCCCTTTCTCTCTATACGCGGCACACTCCTCAACTTGTGATACCGGTATAATAGCCTCAGCACCGTTTTCAATACCATAACATATAGATGATGTTGCCCTGAAAATATCAATAACCACTACAATATAATCTTCCACATTAAAAAGTGGCAGCAATGCGGGGGTAAGGCAAACGTGTAAATCTTTTTTCATTAAATCATTAAGTCATTGTGTCATTAACCCAAACGGGTCATTGGGCAAGCTGATAAAATGACTTAATGACCCAATGACCCGAAGGAATGACTATTTATAAAACGGAGGTTTTACAATCTGCGCTTTGATTTTATTGTCCCTGATGCTGATGTAGATTTCGGTACCTTCTTTAGCGAAAGCGGTATCTACATAGCCCATACCAATAGCTTTTTGTAATGATGGCGACTGCGTACCCGAAGTTACTTTACCAATATTGTTACCATCGGCATCAACAATAGCGTAATCATGACGTGGAATACCGCGGTCAATCATTTCAAAACCAACCAGTTTGCGGCTTACACCTGCTTGTTTTTGAGCCTGTAAGGCTTCGGCATTGGTGAATTCTTTGTTGAATTTGGTTACCCAACCTAAACCGGCTTCAAGCGGTGAGGTGTTATCATCAATATCATTACCGTAAAGGCAGAAACCCATTTCCAAACGTAAGGTATCGCGTGCGCCTAAACCAATTGGTTTGATACCGAATGGCTCGCCGGCTTTGAAAATGGCGTCCCAAATCTGCTCTGCGTATTGGTTTTCAAAATAGATCTCGAAGCCACCAGCTCCGGTGTAGCCTGTAGCTGATATCAATACGTTATCAATACCTGCAAAAGTTCCTTTTTGGAAAGTGTAATATTCCATCGACACCAAATCCACCTCGGTAAGGCTTTGTAAAGCTTCGGCTGCCTTTGGTCCCTGGATTGCTAATAGCGAGGTACGATCAGATATGTTTTTCATATCTACGCCGTTGGTGTTGTATTTAGAGATCCAATCCCAGTCTTTTTCAATGTTTGAAGCATTAACAACCAGCATGTAGGTTTTCTCGTCAATGCGGTAAACCAACAGGTCGTCAACAATACCGCCGGTTTCATTTGGCAGGCATGAATACTGCACTTTACCATCGTATAATTTCGCGGCATCGTTGCTGGTAACACGCTGGATCAGGTCAAGCGCGTTATCGCCTTTTAAAATGAATTCGCCCATGTGGCTCACGTCAAAAACGCCAACAGCCTTGCGTACGGTTTCGTGCTCGGCGTTAATTCCGGCGTATTGAACTGGCATGTTATAACCGGCAAATGGAACCATTTTGGCACCGGTTTTTACGTGGATATCGGTTAATGCGGTATTCTTCATCGTCAACTTAAATATTGGCCGCAAAGGTAACTATTCTGAATCGTAATCAGTACCCCTCATTGGTTTTGATTATGTTGATAAAAAATGGAAAAAATAAGATCGTCATTGCTGCGAGTGGGTAAAATCGTGACCTCTGAAAGTAAAATGATATCTACTCCACGTCATTGCGAGGTACGAAGCAATCCCCAATTAGCAGATCCTCCCTGTATAGTTTGGGATTGCTTCGTTCCTCGCAATGACGCTTTATTGTTTGGACGCCACAGCATTCTGAACATCTAACAAGATATTCAGAACCGCGAATCTGCGGGGCTTATGCATCAGGGTATTCAGCGAGAGACCCTGATGGCTCATTAAACAATAAATCCGGTTAAACTTCACGAAGTTTAACCGGATTTCTATCAGCATTAAAATACTTTATACTTTTTTAAGCGTTTCCATCAGCACCGGAATTTTTGGCACTTTGGGATACGACTGGAATAGTTTACCATACTTATCATAAATAGCAATGTATGGGGTGGTTTGTACGGCGTAAAACCTTTGCACAAGGTATGTATAACCCTCGGTACCAATGGTGATGTTATGGTATTTGGCCAGGTCAAAATCGCGCTGAAAAGTTTGGATGCCTTTAAGCATAGGCATAAAGGTGATCATCACAATCTGCACATCTTTTAATTTAGGCAGTTCGGGTTTAAGATCGTACATCAGGTGCTGGCAATGGCTGCAATCAGGCGAAAAATAGATCACCATTACCGGCTTGTTTTTTTTGAGGTTTGCAGGAGTAACGTAAACACTGTCTGTAGTGAGGATGTGATATGGCGGTAAGCCCGAGTTTGCAGGTGGCGTTTGTGCCTGGCTGCACCCGGTGG includes:
- a CDS encoding sensor histidine kinase, whose translation is MNPYQQKKRWKYLLLTFAVVIAIGSLVYTRYLVKNIARSERTRAQVWAMTMRQLLNSDDDDFFNYVIAVRDSLTVPAIITDEKGEIILSRGLDTSKAYTKLEAEYKKKKYDPSYFKEELAYMKEQHAPIKFKVLGDDNYVYYKDSALLTQLRLFPYVQLTVIAIFLLTAYTAFSSSRKSEQDQVWVGLAKETAHQLGTPISSLIAWIELMKEKFNAEDDVLIAEMENDVKRLEIVADRFSKIGSKSVLEEHGVYAVVKDFVDYFKVRVSKNISFELTGNPHLKAGLNIPLFDWVIENILKNAVNAIEGKGSIKVEISGNKVKNQIFIDITDTGKGIPRSKFDTVFQPGYTTRKRGWGLGLSLTKRIVENYHNGQIFVKDSEVGKGTTFRIVLKNTRNDNKTKTR
- the gltX gene encoding glutamate--tRNA ligase gives rise to the protein MTDKKVRVRFAPSPTGGLHLGGVRTVLFNYLFAKKHGGDFVLRIEDTDQTRYVEGAEEYILDCLKWCGLHPDESPVAGGPYAPYRQSERKVLYREYAERLVMEGHAYYAFDTAEELDKNRKEVPNFQYGLAYRHTLRNSLSLPQHEVDELLAAGTPHVIRIKMPEGETVNFNDMIRGHVSFETSQVDDKVLLKADGMPTYHLAVVVDDYLMKITHAFRGEEWLPSAPVHLLLWEYLGWKADMPQWAHLPLILKPDGHGKLSKRDGARLGFPVYAMNWFDAKSGELTQGFRELGFLPEAFLNLLATLGWNDGTEQEIFTLDELIEKFSIERVNKSGAKFDFEKAKWFNAEWIKKLAVGDLQLAVKKVFADKGVAVNDDEYLAKVVGLIKDRCVLLPDFYQQAGFFFEQPAAYDLNAVKPKWTDTKTEFYREFIALLNNESTIDAHELEAKFKALSEQKGLKVGDVMLPFRIMLVGGKFGPHVFDIVALLGKEETISRIEKALVAFTA
- a CDS encoding 2-phosphosulfolactate phosphatase — encoded protein: MKKDLHVCLTPALLPLFNVEDYIVVVIDIFRATSSICYGIENGAEAIIPVSQVEECAAYREKGLDYLLAAERDGSVVDGFDFGNSPFSYTKEKVAGKTIVLTTTNGTHALHLSRSAKKIVIGSFLNLNALSNWLNTQNENILLVCAGWKNNFNLEDTLFAGAVVDQLKDKGFVLDDAAIAANDLFQAGKNDINVYLKKTSHGERLKKLGIEKDIEFCLQIDFTTAIPILEGEKLVKLAV
- the gcvT gene encoding glycine cleavage system aminomethyltransferase GcvT; translated protein: MKNTALTDIHVKTGAKMVPFAGYNMPVQYAGINAEHETVRKAVGVFDVSHMGEFILKGDNALDLIQRVTSNDAAKLYDGKVQYSCLPNETGGIVDDLLVYRIDEKTYMLVVNASNIEKDWDWISKYNTNGVDMKNISDRTSLLAIQGPKAAEALQSLTEVDLVSMEYYTFQKGTFAGIDNVLISATGYTGAGGFEIYFENQYAEQIWDAIFKAGEPFGIKPIGLGARDTLRLEMGFCLYGNDIDDNTSPLEAGLGWVTKFNKEFTNAEALQAQKQAGVSRKLVGFEMIDRGIPRHDYAIVDADGNNIGKVTSGTQSPSLQKAIGMGYVDTAFAKEGTEIYISIRDNKIKAQIVKPPFYK
- a CDS encoding TlpA family protein disulfide reductase, with the protein product MKKLYLLLCLIIATGCSQAQTPPANSGLPPYHILTTDSVYVTPANLKKNKPVMVIYFSPDCSHCQHLMYDLKPELPKLKDVQIVMITFMPMLKGIQTFQRDFDLAKYHNITIGTEGYTYLVQRFYAVQTTPYIAIYDKYGKLFQSYPKVPKIPVLMETLKKV